ATGTTACAGCTCAGCCAAAGAGGGCACCATGGATGTTTACATCCTCCGCTGTCACAAGCACATAATGCATTTCAGTAGAACACAACAAGGTCTGTGAATTATCTTTAGTAACTGGATGATTATTTCTGGAAAATACATGGCTGCTGAGCTTTTCAAACATATTTGTTTGGCACCGTGAGCCGAGTACCACCTTGTTTGATTATTGCATCTCGTTCTAGATGGATAAATAGCACTGCAGGTAAGAggaaaaatatgtatttatgattTGGGggtgaactgtccctttaaggaTACGATAAAAGAAATGTTCCTGCTCAAGAGGCCACATTTTTCAAAGGTTTggtactgacttttttttgttaaagctgtttccatttccatttattAGTTCCCACCCAGCTTGACAAAAGCGCACATTCTGTTTTAATTACTGTCACATCAACTACATTAACACAGATGAACTCACAATTAAATaccaagagaaagaaagatgcagcagagagtgagacagtgtgacagaaagacaaaaggagatAAAGAGTcaaagaaactgaaagaaagataaaagacCAAGTAGGTCTCAACAGATTgagcgagagagacagcgagagtgcaaagagagagaggtgagaaggCAGGATGGCAGAGAGGGCACTCCGACAGCGAGGAGAGAAGAACGCGGCAAGGTCTCGTCACCGGGCCAACGGGCCCACCACTGTCAACATCATGGCACTctgtggtacacacacacacacacacacacacacacgcgcacacatacacacacacacacggctggcCAACGGCCCTCCCAGCTGCCCTATCCGTAACTGTCTGATTAGTTGTGCTAAGCAGCCCCTCCCCTGCCAACCATGGTGCCATCTGCTACCCAACAACATGGCTGCCGACCAGacaagcacacgcacacacaaacacacacgcaaacgcacaaaaacacacagcaagcCTCATACCTGGCACTGTCCCGCTGctgtcacacagagacacacacatcaaacttcacagacacaggtgTAGCCCAAAGGTATCAACACTTAACATTTGCACAAAGGCATGCACACAGGCTCATCTAATTGCACGCTCACAATCGAGTCAACACACATCACGAGACGAGGATACTTTATGTTTGCGTGCGCACAAAAAAGTCACGCACACTAGTTACTACCGTAGAGgttgtgtgcgtgcatgtgtgtggtgtgtggtgacAGTGGTTAGGCACCGTTATTGCCAGGTAGAAAGAACGATGCTGTgctcaagtgtgtgtgcgctcgcTGGCAGCGCTTGAAGGTTCATTATGGCCCCCACCTCTCCTGAGCGACTGCAGCCTGCGTGGCGCCCCGGCCCTTTTATTCCAGGCCGTGATTGGACAAGGGCCTCCCGCCGAGTTGGTTTGCAGCAGTTTTGTCGCGCCCAGATTTCACTCCCTGCTCAAAGCGAGCCTCTGGCGGGACGCGGCATCTGCTGCCTCACCTTCCTCATTTACACTTCTCCgccctcgcacacacacacacagttctgttCACCGCCTTTCCAGACCTTGCTATCACGATCTACAAccgaggggagagagaaaactaGGTAGacgtacagagagagagagcgcagcAGCGTGACATGTTTAATAGAGTTTGGGGAACTTTGTGTATATGAGTCACAGCGGTTGGTCTGGAGCTTTTTATCTCTCTGCCTCTTAGCATCCATCTTATGATTTCAGGGTCACAGAAAGGAGAATGTGGCCTTAAAACACGGGGATGCTATCTGTCTCCCCTTCTAGTTCTGTCTACCTGCATGCCTGTCTGTTTCACCCGCTGCTTTATTAATACTGATCAATGTACATTATCCCTCATCTCACAACATTTTCTCTAAGTGCTGGCCCCATTTCATACTGTAGTGGTAGCACCTCTGACACcttatctctttctctgttaACTAGACCAGGGTGAGATAGTGTTTAAAAAGGTgctaaaaacaacaatgcaGTGGGTGGTAAAGAGTTAAAAAGATTCCAGTTTACAAcctaaacaatatttaaaaagctgtgatACAGTAAAACGGTATCTAGTATAATCAGCCTGTTCATCCTGCTCTGATTGTTGTTCAGATAATATGCAATATTCTGATCTGGATGCATGGGCAGTAGGATACACAAGGCAGCCCAGATGTCTCAACTTCCCCAACCACGGATCTCAAGATATTCCCACAGTAGGTGAGGATAATTGTGTTCTAGATGTGCCCCTTCTCCCAAATGGACATGACCTGAATACCTCCAGAGGGAGGCATCATGATCACGTGCTTATCCCACTTCAACtggtttctttcattttgaagTGCTGTGGTTTCGTTTTAGGCTACCTCAGTGAACTGCACTGAGTCCCCAGACTCCTCCATCCCATGCAGTTTCACGAGTTCCTTGAAGTCTTTCACCGCCTAACGATATCCTCAGCAAGATCAGCAGTTCTGCTCTTTGCTGTAGACATTCAAGACAAGACACTGACTTCTGTTCCTGAGTTGACACACATTCTTTGTAACAAGATGTCTAACTCCATGTTCTGCTTCAGAGGCCACAGAAGCTTTTCCTCTGAGCTAACCAACCCCAAAGGCCCGTATTCAGCTCACAGCTTCCTCCACTACTAGTGAGTTTGTGGATTCCTGCCGCTGCATGTACCCATGGCCTCTTGTCCAGATGCAGGATAACACAAGTTCTGTCATACTGGGTTTGTCCAGCAGCCTCCACACAATTTTGACTAATAACTCTATTCCTTACTTCAATGGTGTGTTGATGAGATACAGCCAGATCAGATTATATCAAGTCACGTTCGGACATTTCCTGGACTCCATAGTCACAAGTTCTAGATGAAAAAGTGACAACAACCAAAGCATTGAAAACTCCCTGTCCATCTACAGCTCTAAGCAATCACCCTCATCAACATGGATGCTTGATTTCATGGGGATAATGAAACTGGTGGAAGATTTGGGGCCTTGCAGACAATGCACttgtccaaaacacaaagcaggcaCACAGGTCTCAGCTAACAATGGATTCACACAcgtatgcaaacacacatatctACCCGTGCGTGCCTATCTGGAGTGTGTTGAAACAGAAGTTATGCTGGACAGTTTTCACCGTGGCCTTTGGGATCTGTGAGCACAACACAGGGAGAGACCGGATGGAgacaaggaaagaagaaaagaaagaaagtgaagaaagacaggagcaaacaaacaaaacaaactttagtAAAGCCCTCTGCTGGGCTGGGGCCGggactggagtgtgtgtgtgtgtgtgtgaggcgaTGTGAACAGAGTGGCGGGGATTAGGACAGATCCTGGGCTGTCCAACTCACAGCTGGCTGATGATCCAATCCTGGAGCACAGCGCAGCGCACCAGCCGCCATGGGACCCCCGAATGCgtgcatgcatctgtgtgtgtgagtgtgtctgtgtgtacaggcATGTGGATCTGACTGATGTGCGTATCAATGTGCACATTTGCAGGCATGCAGTTATACAAACaaatatgcgtgtgtgtgtgtgcacatgtgtgtttatcagaAAGGAAGGTAGGGCTATCAGAAATCAAACAGAGACTGTCTGTGCTTCATGTCACCTGTTTGAAGGCGGGCTGTGATCATTTGGGCCACGAGATGAGGACAGAATGAAAGAGGGGAGTGAGCAAGTTTCAGAGAGACAATCAAAGAGTTGCCTTCCAAGGCTGGTCATACAAATGCCTCCCAGCCTCGTGACTGTGAATGCCACACTCTTACAAAAACAGGTACACAAACCAGCCCTCTACATCTACAAAGGACTCATGCATGTCTCTATAGTGAACAACAagagagagcaaacagagaCATGACTAGGAATGGACTACATGTAGTTTTGCATAACCCCAGAAGGCCCATCATGGACAggacgagagagaaagagacagaggtagagagagacgATCGCTTTGAGGTTTATTTGGTTCGTTTGGAACAGCAAGAGTAAAAAGTGATAGAGAACATGATGAGtgagggaaaaaagggaaaaacaaaaaaggaaaagatcGCAGTGATGGCCTGAGGACAGTCAAAGGCTGTGACAAAATCTCAGCAGGTGTGTGCTTGACATGTGGATATGTGTGAGTGTGGCCATCTCTGGTTTTGTTAGGTGACGTCCTTCATCCGCACATATCTCAAAGACACTCTTTAACCCCATCTTTAAAAAAGTCTGATGTTGTATCGACAGACATGAATCAATGGACGGATGGATTAAAAGACTTTATGGGCTTctaagcacaaaaaaaacaccacaaagttttttttggaaaactaGCCTGTTGGACAGCTTAACTGTGAGTGATGAGAATAGAAACCAAAATCCTCAGTGTATCAGTGAGTTCCTGTTTTGGGATTTACAACGATAAGCGACATATGTAATGACAATAATACCAAAGAGGACATAGTGATGACCTGTAGGAGCTccagaactaaaaaaaaaaaaagaagtaatttttatattttatgtatctGAAGGCGTCAGTATGGTTCAACCAAAGTGCTCTTCAGATGAACAAACATCGTCAGCGGATTGTACGATGACTTTTATACTTCCTAAcctttgaatatttttattcatattttagcGAAACACAATTACACAAAGTGTGCGAACTTTTAGGATTACAGTAATAAAAGTTACTTTAATCAGGTGTACCAGATTGTCATAATTCATGTTGGTTTTGGGCAAAATTACTATATTCCAACAAGCTGTTGGAAAACAAGATGTTTTGTAATTTAAGTCATAAGAGAGACTGATCAAATATCATTTTGGTAACAGTTTCAGATATTTTGCAACACACTAAATGTTGGCCTGCAGATTATTTTTGTGATCTTCCATCCAGTCACAATATTCTGggctctcacgcacacacagacatgcaggtcTCTATAAGATGTTCCTGTACTTTGCCGTACTATTTAACTTCattaacaccttttttttaatttatcacTGTGGGAATTACACTTGTGTCCTCCATGTTCTGTAAACTACTTGAAGACAATACTGCTTTTTTTACTACTGAAGGAAAAGAAATCCACATTAAATCAGTATCAGAAGTGGCTTTCACTGCTAATGGCcaaaattgaatttgaatggCTACATGCTCAGCCAAGTCAACAGCTGTCAAACATCTAGTATGCATCTGCGGATAGATAAAACTATAAACTCTCTCATGCACATACACCCGCACACATGGCAGTAAAATGGTTTAGTCCAGTGGCTCCTCTAGTACAGGTCAAAGTCATCATGTTGCCATATTAATATGCATGTCATTCTCCACAGCTGGctgcaaaatacacacacacacatacatatacacacacacacatatacacacacgctTGCCTCATCCCTTAAACAAACGACAGCCCACCATGCGGCCAGTGTGTTAGCGCTGGccagctgacagacaaacacacttaaacacagaTCAAGCCGCGAGCTgcagtagacacacacacacacataccaccaagctgacagacacataaacacaaacacaaatacacttttatatacccacacacacacacacacacacacagataacacaaaCTTGCATCCCGCAGCCTAAAGCACCACAGGGCACCACCGCCACATCTGTGCCCATCTCAGACACCTCGACTGTGGGCAGCGGGGGTGAGAGAGTGCCCTGGGCGGCTGGCATGGGCTGGCATGGCCCTGGCAGTGGCTGGTGTGGAAAGGAACAGCAGCCAGCGGATGACAGGAGGGATagagggaagagaaggagaagggaggaatGCAGGCcgacaggagagaaaaaaagaataatggGAAATGAGAGGATGATGAAAGAGAAGAtgatggagggaaaagaaaaaggaagtgtTAAAGTATTGACAATGCCAGGGAAGGACAGTTAAGAGTTAAGGCTTGTAGGTAGAAAGGATAGATACCTGAACATATGGAAGGGTGGGGTAAACAGATAAAAAAGTAACAGATGCAGTGATACGGGGAACCATGGAAAACATGGGATGTAAGGATGCAGAAATAGATACAAAGAGAGAAGATGGAAGATGGAGGTGGAAGGGAGGGGAGCCGGTAGTGCCTGTCGTGAGAACGGGTGCAGGGCACTGGCAGGTGGCGCTGAGGCCAGGCTGTCCAGTGACCATCAGCCGcactttactgtgtgtgtgtgtgtgcatgtgtgtgtgtgcgcaaggGACAGAAGAAAGGCTCAGGCGCCATTTTGGCTCTGCTGGAGCTGTTGCTGGGCTGGGCACTGGCTTGGTGGCACAGAGTgggcagtgtgtttgtgtgtgtgtgtgtgtgtgtgtatatatatatatatatgtgtgtgtgtgtgtgtgtgtgtgttgcattatGTTGTGGCATGCTTAACAGGATTAGAGGTGACCTGGTGAGGTCCAGTTGGTACCGGGACCATGGCACAGCGGCacgcatgtgtgtttatgtgtgtgtagtttgtatAATAGGATTAGCTGTTACCTGGTGCGGTACAGTTGGTGTGCTGGTCtgaactggactggactgggcTGAGCTGGGCAGGAGCTGGGCAGAGGGGAgcgctgtgtttttgtgtgtgtgtgtgtgtgtgagtgtggtggcATGTATAATAGGATTAGGTACTACCTGGTGAGGTGCAGTTGGCGCTGGGCATTTGCCAGCTGTTCTGCTAGGCTCAGGGCTTCGGCCTGCCATTGGCTCCCGTCCTTTTGGACCGCCTCCAGATGCTGCCGACAGCCAACCAGCTCTGAGCTCAGCCTTTCCACTTCCTGTCCCGcagagatggaaggagagagggaagaggaggtgaggaaatCTTTCACAACAACGCACCTTATGCCCTCAGCCACACAAAATGTTAAAGGATGACTATAACCTCATGTAAAGGTTGAGTGGGATAAAGAAATAATCAGTATACCGGTGcgatttgtatattttacaaGTGTAACCAGGAGTTCTCTCTCCTTTGCACTGCATATTCAGCCATTATTTACATTCAGAGAGTCTGGATAACTGATGCTCGTACAGATGATTTGGGATAAAAACGGAAGTTTGTAAATAAAAATTTCAGGGGTTCTTGATTTTGCTTACTTGTTACATCAACTGCTTACCAAATTATCAACTAGACTATCTGATCATTGTCTGACTTAAAAGCTACTGAACTAAAGTAATTCATCTAATAAGTCACGTACCTGTGCCGCTTTTTCCATCTGTCTGCTGGCCTTTGTGCTGAGCtctctgagctctctctctgcctcctctttcttcagTTGGGCCTGGCTGAGCTGATATCGCAGATCCACACACACCTAGACGACCagcacagattaaaaacagataaaactcTGATTAACAAATATTACATCCTGTCCATTCTTTCAACATTGGCCAGATTTCTTTACGTGATCGTACCCTATCCTTAAATTGACAAAGTCCTTTATTTGAATCGTCAGACCTGGCATGTAATGAGTCTTAGTTTTAATGCTTAATGTGATGTCGTTTGTAACCTCATTTATTACaaataatatactataatatattaaacacatttgttatGGTATAAATGTGTCGCTGAAaatttcttttctcattttccctCTCACACAGTGTCAATTATTGAGCAGAAACCAGAGTTGGTATGGACTCCGTGTCCTCTAGACCCCTGAGTAGGGTGGATATTTGCTGACATGCAGCACTTGAACTTGAGTCTTCCAGTTTAAGCAAAACTTTGCCGCCCATTTGTCACTGGTTTGCTACCATTTCCGCGCATTTATACCAAGAATTTGCAATGCAAAATTATTAAAACTTCAACAAAAAGGATCTTCACACAAAGTGTGGTTGTCTTACTTAAAACGTATTTATGCGCTCATGTTGAATTCACTCTTCcatcaattaaaaaataaatactgaaatagaTAAATCTTTGCTGCCATCCAGAGGATGTACAAAAGCATTGCAAGCAGACAGTATAGACAACATCTGAGCATCAGGCACCAATGATAAGTAACAATACAGACATGTTGACTTGAGGTTTTCTTACAAACGCACACAGTGTACCTTGGTATTGTCTTGTTCTTCATTGGTAAGCTTTCGAAGAGTATCTTCCAGCTGATTGGTCAGTGAGCTCTTGTCTCGGTGAGCTCTGTCCAGCTGCCCCTCCAACTCAGCAACACGCTGGGAGAGGCTGGatacctgacacacacacacacacccaattTAAGTATTTCCCTCTAGATAAACATCATACAACTATGAAGCAATACGTCTCtatacacacaaaaagtgaATAAGATTTACTGTATGCGCCAGGTCCTCTTTCTGTTTGCGGGCCTCAGTCCGACCctcctctctggcctcagcCAGTCTCCCCTGTAAGGCCTGTGCTTCTCGTTCTAGTTGTTCCCTGTGTCGAGCCAGCTCCCTGGACAACTGCTCACATTGTACCTCCACCTGCATGCGTACAAACAGATACAGAAGCCACAGTAAGAGGAGGAAACACAATTTTAGAGAATAACTTAAGAGAAATGTTTCAGCTAAGGGAAAAAGCTTCACAGATCAAAAATGATGTTTGAGCAAACACAGCTGGAAAAGTGTATGTATGTTTCTCTGACCCTTGCTTTGTACAGATTTGCTTCTTCTGCCATCTCCACAGCCTGTTTGACCTGGAGACAGGCTGACCACTCCCTTTGCTGCGCCTCCTGCTGACTTGTCCGCACAGCACGCAGAGCCACCAGTAACTCGTCACGCTCCCTAAGAGAttgaaagacaagaaaatgcAGGACcagcataaaaaacacaattatttctgtatctctttgtctttgtgtatgttcAATCTTTAACTATTCAAAGTCGACAAGATTATAGAGGACGTCACTACATGGGCTCAGGAACTCTCtcggaaaaaaaacattgttggtTAACGCAGTTTACCATCACGTATCTACAAAATGCAAAAGTTGTGATAGctgttgtaataataaaaaagaaatggcatAACAACTAAAAATAGGTCCAATAAGATATATCAATGCATAAACTTAGACTATAACCTTAAACTATGAAAGACATCTTAAGTATACTATACTAAAAGTATAATTAGCTGATTACATTATGTTTAACTCTGTGacagaatgtgtttgtgtgtgttttcactgactTTGTGAGCCTGTCAATAGCCTGGACATGCAGATTTGTATGAGTCCCAGCCAACACAGCCTCGTGCTGTGCACACTTCAAACACAATCCCGCCACACGGGGAGCTCCATCAGCCCTCTGTGCATCCGCAGCCTGTTTCTCCCTGTGTCTCAGACGAACCTTCACCTCCTCACACTccttctgactgactgacagatccttcctgaagaaaaaaaaaagagttttggaGAAACCGAGAGAGAAAATGGGGCAGGAAAAGAAGGGAGAATTATTACTTTGTATACTGACCTGAGGGAGATGACCTGAGCCTCCAAGCTTTCAATCTGAGCCTGGTAGATCACTTTAAGTTGTTCctgatgaaaagaaacattttaggGCAGACAGTGTTTGAAACGGTGGATGGAATTAAACAGGATGGGATGTGATGAGATTATGATTTTGCCACAATTTTGCACAAACAACTGTAtggtttaatgtgtgtttttcagtgggggcataaaatgcaaatgaatgcacaaAACAAGTTGGAAAAAAGtaacatatttgtaaaattattttatattttcagatgtCTCCAGAGAATTAGCTCAACTTTTTTAGCACTAAAAATCTATGGTATTGCAGAAATTTCATTGATGCTGAGAACAACGTGGAttagagatggaggaggagaactgAACGGTAACTGGAAGAGAGGAGTGAACAGATCCATCATCCTTACCAGCTCATTTTTCCATGCGGTGTGTTCTGCTTTCTGAAGCCTGCTGTAGCTTGTATTAGAGTCTACGTGGCTGTTGGCTGCCATACTCTCATTCACCTGAAGAACAAATATATGCATGTCACTTACTATCACAAGAACAAAGATCATACACACgtgtttttcacacacattaCCGTGGTGTTGCGTAATGTGAATTctttcagagattcctccataGCTTTGGATTTAAGGTCTGAATGCAGCTTCTCattctccaccaccaccactctgATCCGCTGTTTCATCCCCTGCAACTCTTCctgaagtcacacacacacacacacacgtagaaataaaaagaaacctATCCGAGTAGTAAAGTACAGTaactgcaaatacacacacatactcatctCTGTACACACCTTGCAGAATTTGACCTCAGCCTCCAGGTGTTGGATGTACTCTGACTGATTGTTAATCATTGGGACCAGATCCTGATAAGTCGGCAAACTGGACTTCCCTTCCTGCTGTACTCTCTaacagaggaaagaagagataaaataatgaaagattTACCACTTTTATCTATGGATGAATGCATCCTAGCTTCACTAAGTCTTTAGTctaatgtattaaaatgtttagCCACATAAAGCTGCATACCTTGGATGGAGACTGTTTCTTTGaaggagagggagcagagggaaTTTCTCTGCACTGCTTCAGTAGAAGGCTCTTCAGCTGATTAACTACAATGCCAGAAGACGccgaaacaaacacacacacgaagcaTTTCATTATAACTTTGTGTATTATCTGTCGACAAGATTATGAGCAGGGAAATCTCCAGGTGGTGCATTATAGTGTCTTGTCAGACAGTCGTCCCACAGCTAATCATTGAGTCACCTGCTTCGCTCTGTGTCTTTTGGCTCCATGCGGCCTTGTCCTCTTCAGCCATGATGGGGAGGAGGTTGCCATCGCTGCCTCTGAGCTGCTCCACCTCTTCTCCCTCGGGGCTCAGCTGCTCCAGAGTACTGCTCAGCTGCTGTATGCTCTGGTTGGCCCGCTCTGAATccaatatacacacataaagactagtctcatacagtacattatttCTGTGCCCAATAAGAGTTTAGTTAGAGAACtcactctatttatttatttccccagtgtgggatcagtCAATCTTAATTATTCTTAATGAAATCTTAAATATTCTTATAGTAAAACCAATACAGGCAAACAGACAATCCCAGTGATAACACAAATAGGCTTTTTCATTGATATCTTTAGGAAACGCACAGGTGTAGTTAATATCTTTAATTAATAATGGCTGCGTTATTTAGCTGCTGTTGTACATGCTTGCAGTCTGTCATGGTGTAATGGGACACTTAGAGAATAGAGACATCATTAATTTATAGTAAAAGTATATTCAATGTCAGTTCTCCTGTCTCATCTTGAACGTGGCCAAATTGAAAGAGACGGTCATGGACTACAGGTCTAACCTGAGCACAATTTCCATCCAGggtgaagaggtggaggtggtggaggactaTAGATACTTGGGTGTTCACTTggacaacagactggactggagatGCAACACTGAGTGAATCCCAGCTCCTTTAATATGTGCATGCTGCAGATGCTCTGATGTTGCAAGTGCAATTTTCTCTGCAGCCGTCTGCCAGGGCAGCAGAGCCAGTGGcaactgaacaaactgattAAGATGCTCTGTGTTGGGGACTGCCCTGGAGCTTGCTGTAGGAGGGACGCTCCATAAACTTCTCAATATTATGGACAATAGCTCATATCCACTACATGAACCCCCGATcaaacaacagagcagattcAGTCGGAGACTCCTGCACCTCCACTGTAAAAAAGGCTGCTACAGGAAGTCATTCCTACCCACTGCTATGACACTTTATAATAActcccctctgtgcagagaAAGGAGACTCACTCTGCGACAGCTGATTTTTGGATATGCACATTAATACATAACTAATTCTCTGACTAAGACTGTACAATGTACATTTTTGTACAAACTTACTGTACAGAGTTTATGCatattattgatattatatttaattctgTGATTATACACTTTAATTTAGGGATCAACAATGAGTCCACAAGGcaaatttttgtcataataactgacaattttcaccaaaataatggtgtcTGTGAAGGTGCAGCGgaggcatttgcactccaatcggatgaatcagtggacatgtccaaagacacacacagctcttggcatttaataactaattataattatttttatcatcataaaaacatataGGCTATAATAACCCAGTTCTCGGGCTGAAGACCCCTGCTTTAATTTCATCTACCTCATTGCTTTTTGTGTATATATCCCCtttggggatcaataaagtaatccatctgttataaaaaataaaaattaggatttatactggggttcagatgttttacctcatataaagtgtgtgtttcctgttttttgcatgtctcgtccacttcccttatttgaactgttttgctgaggatggcagggagagataattgtagttcaaggacaggagagacaaggacgtgaggAACAGGCctgggaagtgtcattttgatacataatgtttattgttgagcagactcatcagtgagggatgtgtccaagacagcccattttaagaaatgtataagaaccatctgttagagctcctcagggagccttttctctgtaacttctctttgtgttgcactgttaaacgctccttcttgtagaagaataataaattcaacccaaactttgatactttgaatccagtcctccttattcaagggcttttctttctatctatctatacaaAGAAATATAATTATTCTAGCTTAATAGTTTCTGAAAATAGATGTCTCCTTGTCAATGAATGAActctctgactgtttgtttgttttcttacagcTGGTGGCTTCATTTCTATCAGGATGCTTGTTGTCGGTTGGAGCAACAGGTGGCAGTGACACacgacttttctttttttgttgttgtctcccTCTCATCTTTGAACCACAGTTTTCAATGACATAACATTTAGTAAACAAGCTCTTTAAAAGACACCCAGCTGTTTCACTCTACTGACCCTTTTAAACGTCTCTTTAGCGATGTTAGCACGGTGAAAACTTACGTCTCAGCTCCTTTTGGTAAGCGCCcagctgctcctcttcctcctcatctgagtctaacattttcatttatgtatctatttatttacatgaataTAAAACGCTTTATTACTGACtaaacatgctaagctaagcgtAGCAACTACCATAACAACCATGACATCTCGCGCGTCGTAACGGTCACCGAGTCTCAGcggtggtgtgtttgttttcacacaccTGCGTGCCCCGAAGTCGGTGTTCTCGTTTTAATGTAATGGAACCCTATATCACCGCCCCCGGCGCGAGTGGAGTCAACGTGCACGGTGAATttaaaaccagattttttttctaaacgGCTGCCACTTCCTGTCAATTCAGCCGCATGCTGGGAGTTGtagtcattgtttgtttgtttgtaggcAGAGTAAGTCGTTCCACGTCTGCCACCCTGTGGTGAAGAGTGTGTATCGCAACTTAATACACCGAAATTCACACACAAGCGAAGTGGTGCTGAATtgttcttaaaaatgaaaaactactACTACGCTATGTGGTTAAATATGCAGAGTACGGTAttttaagaacatttaaaaatatatgctACTGCAAAATGTTG
This genomic stretch from Larimichthys crocea isolate SSNF chromosome III, L_crocea_2.0, whole genome shotgun sequence harbors:
- the sdccag8 gene encoding serologically defined colon cancer antigen 8 homolog isoform X1 — translated: MKMLDSDEEEEEQLGAYQKELRQRANQSIQQLSSTLEQLSPEGEEVEQLRGSDGNLLPIMAEEDKAAWSQKTQSEAVNQLKSLLLKQCREIPSAPSPSKKQSPSKRVQQEGKSSLPTYQDLVPMINNQSEYIQHLEAEVKFCKEELQGMKQRIRVVVVENEKLHSDLKSKAMEESLKEFTLRNTTVNESMAANSHVDSNTSYSRLQKAEHTAWKNELEQLKVIYQAQIESLEAQVISLRKDLSVSQKECEEVKVRLRHREKQAADAQRADGAPRVAGLCLKCAQHEAVLAGTHTNLHVQAIDRLTKERDELLVALRAVRTSQQEAQQREWSACLQVKQAVEMAEEANLYKARVEVQCEQLSRELARHREQLEREAQALQGRLAEAREEGRTEARKQKEDLAHTVSSLSQRVAELEGQLDRAHRDKSSLTNQLEDTLRKLTNEEQDNTKVCVDLRYQLSQAQLKKEEAERELRELSTKASRQMEKAAQEVERLSSELVGCRQHLEAVQKDGSQWQAEALSLAEQLANAQRQLHLTRQDRESAERAHDEDMASVTLSARERERELAALLERTEAQHQQRVAELDGLLSSQNSLIGKLKDECGALGVKLEELTENSRSEMEQLALEKQHLEETVKSLRARCSDMEEQCVQHGRMHQRMKGRLQQLDRHCQSSAQQVCELLAKQNQLMQERNTLTEEMQNLHMELPNTRRVDALAT
- the sdccag8 gene encoding serologically defined colon cancer antigen 8 homolog isoform X2; its protein translation is MKMLDSDEEEEEQLGAYQKELRQRANQSIQQLSSTLEQLSPEGEEVEQLRGSDGNLLPIMAEEDKAAWSQKTQSEAVNQLKSLLLKQCREIPSAPSPSKKQSPSKRVQQEGKSSLPTYQDLVPMINNQSEYIQHLEAEVKFCKEELQGMKQRIRVVVVENEKLHSDLKSKAMEESLKEFTLRNTTVNESMAANSHVDSNTSYSRLQKAEHTAWKNELEQLKVIYQAQIESLEAQVISLRKDLSVSQKECEEVKVRLRHREKQAADAQRADGAPRVAGLCLKCAQHEAVLAGTHTNLHVQAIDRLTKERDELLVALRAVRTSQQEAQQREWSACLQVKQAVEMAEEANLYKARVEVQCEQLSRELARHREQLEREAQALQGRLAEAREEGRTEARKQKEDLAHTVSSLSQRVAELEGQLDRAHRDKSSLTNQLEDTLRKLTNEEQDNTKVCVDLRYQLSQAQLKKEEAERELRELSTKASRQMEKAAQEVERLSSELVGCRQHLEAVQKDGSQWQAEALSLAEQLANAQRQLHLTRQDRESAERAHDEDMASVTLSARERERELAALLERTEAQHQQRGVPF